AGCATGGCCACAACGGCGCTACCATTATCATCTGCGCCATTATAAATGGAGTCCCCCTTTTGTGGCTCTCTAACCCCCATATGATCGATGTGGCTTGTAATTAGCACATTTTCATTCTTTAGCTTTGCGTCCGTGCCTTCAATTTTGCCAATAACATTTACAGAGGGATATAAAAATTGATCTATTAAAATATGTGCATTAAATCGCACATGATCGTTCTTTATCAATGACAGGTCTTTATCCAACATCCAAAAAGCAGGCAGCGCAGCGCTAGACTGTGCCAGTAATGGGCTTCCATCATCTAATTTATAGGTTCCCCTTTCAAACCGCACGCGTACATGTTCAGCCCAACCTCTTTTGGTAAAATCATCACTGGCTAAAAACACGATACCTTTTGCCTTTTTACCAGCCAACAGTGTTCTGTACTTTAATAGGGCAAGCCTTTGCATAAAGCGTACTTCAGGAAATGCGACATTTAAATCTAAACCATCATACGTTGGAATCAAGGCCACCACTTTTCCTTCCAGGTTAGCTGCATCAATAGCCTCTTTAGTACCAGCTCCAATATAAATTATGTCTGCATCAATATTAGAGGCGATAGACTCAATTGCTAATATGTCTTTCCAAAGTCTCAGCGTTTTAGCTCCAATGCTGATGTTACTTGCAGATGATATGCGGTTTCTTTGAACATTAAAGAACTGGAAAAATGTTCCATCTTTTCCGGCAGGCTGCATTCCTGCCAACCGCATTTGTTCGGCCAACCATACTGCAGCTTTAAGCTCATCTGGCGAACAGAACTCCCGCCCTCTAAAACCGTCACCTGCAAAAGTGTAGAGGTCTTTTTTCAAATCATCTTCTTTAATCGCTGCAAGCCCTTTGGCTGGCGCCAATTGGGCCATAGTTAAGACGGAATTGATAAGAAAAGAAATGGTGAGAAAGGATTTTATGAGGTGTTTCATCCGGTTATAGGTTAGTTTTACTTAAGACGTTGCGTTAGCCCCCATCTGATACAAATCTAATAAAAAACCTGTATCAAGGAGTAAAGCTTATTACAGGTAATGTCACCAGCTTAAAACATTTTAGGTCCCATGATGTTTGTATGGAAATCCTAAACTCTTGAACACGAACAACCTTCAGCCGAAAAAAAAGGGCCCTTTTATTGCAAGAATGTTGCTGGTTATTGTGCTGGGCTGTGTACTTGTCGGTTCTGCGTATTGTGGCTATGAGCTGCATGAACTCTCTGAAAAACAAGAACACCTTAAAAAGGACTATGCAGAAATGAATAACATTATGCTGGGCCTATTTTCTATTGAGCAG
The nucleotide sequence above comes from Pedobacter sp. MC2016-14. Encoded proteins:
- a CDS encoding M28 family peptidase; the protein is MKHLIKSFLTISFLINSVLTMAQLAPAKGLAAIKEDDLKKDLYTFAGDGFRGREFCSPDELKAAVWLAEQMRLAGMQPAGKDGTFFQFFNVQRNRISSASNISIGAKTLRLWKDILAIESIASNIDADIIYIGAGTKEAIDAANLEGKVVALIPTYDGLDLNVAFPEVRFMQRLALLKYRTLLAGKKAKGIVFLASDDFTKRGWAEHVRVRFERGTYKLDDGSPLLAQSSAALPAFWMLDKDLSLIKNDHVRFNAHILIDQFLYPSVNVIGKIEGTDAKLKNENVLITSHIDHMGVREPQKGDSIYNGADDNGSAVVAMLAIGRAFHKQPARRSQLFISFGSEEPYLFGSTYYAQSPTVKKGDIVAVLNADLIGRNTIDSAAILGTQDANNTSVLLTKMAMQANNEGPKFKLDTVWDTPNHKEGFLYRSDHAPFLKQGIPAVFYTTLLHPDYHTPKDDPEHIDYKKLRKVTEWMYRTAWKVSNSAERPLINPEFKYRR